A single Entelurus aequoreus isolate RoL-2023_Sb linkage group LG11, RoL_Eaeq_v1.1, whole genome shotgun sequence DNA region contains:
- the id4 gene encoding DNA-binding protein inhibitor ID-4 translates to MKAVPPVRSPDSSSSSSSPGGGWELSLQHLPKQGFHVARSKMEEEDRCCLQYDMNDCYSRLKRLVPTIPQDKKVSKVEILQHVIDYILDLQLALETHPSLHKQAPQWTGTCAPPASNPSRTPLTVLNTDRHQRTSIVKKPEDSILCR, encoded by the exons ATGAAGGCTGTTCCTCCTGTCCGCTCCCcggactcctcctcctcctcctcctcccccggcGGCGGCTGGGAGCTCTCCCTCCAACATTTACCCAAGCAGGGCTTCCACGTCGCCCGGTCCAAGATGGAGGAGGAGGACCGCTGCTGCCTGCAGTACGACATGAACGACTGCTACAGCCGACTGAAGCGCCTGGTGCCCACCATACCGCAGGATAAGAAAGTCAGCAAAGTGGAGATCCTCCAGCATGTCATCGACTACATCCTGGACCTGCAGCTGGCCCTGGAGACGCACCCATCTCTGCACAAACAAGCGCCTCAGTGGACCGGAACCTGCGCTCCTCCGGCGTCCAACCCCAGCCGAACGCCGCTCACAGTCCTCAACACCGACCGCCACCAG AGAACGTCGATTGTCAAAAAGCCAGAGGACTCGATTTTGTGCCGCTGA